Below is a window of Clostridiales bacterium DNA.
AATATGAAGGTGTCATCTACCGTAAAGACCAGGATCCGCACAACACGGACCTCCAGGGCAATCTGTACGCCCCGGATGTCACCCGGGGCCCGGACGGCCGGTACTATCTGTACTATGTGCTCAGCACCTGGGGCGTGGTCTCCGTTGCGGTCAGCAATGTCCCACAGGGACCGTATGCGTTCTACGGTTATGTCGCTTATCCGGACGGAACACGCCTGGGCGAAAAGGCCGGCGATGAACCCCAGTTTGATCCCGGCGTCCTGACGGAAGGAAACCGGACCTACCTTTACACCGGTTTCTGCGGATACGGGGATAAGTCCCGCCATGGAGCCATGTGTACTGTGCTTGGCCCGGATATGCTGACCGTGCAGGAAGCGCCGCGCTTTGTGGCGCCGGGAGTCATGTACAGTGAGGGAAGCGGCTTTGAAGGGCATGAGTTTTTTGAAGCGCCCTCCATCCGGAAGCGCGGAAACCTGTATTACTTCATTTATTCTTCCATCAGATTCCATGAGCTGTGCTACGCGGTCAGCACGGAACCCACCGGCGGCTTCACGTACAAGGGATGCATGATCAGCAGCTGCGACCAGGGAATTGACTCCTATAAGCCGGCAGACAAGCCGATGTATTACACCGCCAACAACCATGGCAGCATGGAGAAAATCGGGGACAGCTGGTATATCTTCTACCACCGCCATACCAACGGAACCAATTATTCCCGCCAGGGCTGCTTTGAAAAGCTGAACTTCCGGGAAGACGGAACCGCCATCCAGGCGGAGATGACTTCCTGCGGCAGCGTCCGTCCGCTGGAAGGAAAAGGATGGTATCCGGCGTATATCGCCTGCCATCTGTTTACCAGCGAGGAAGTAGTCTATGTTCCCTGGAGCGGCTGGATGGATGACCGTTTCCCGAAGATCACCCAGGAAATCGAAGAGGGCGGTCATGGAATCGGCTATGTGGCCAACATGCGCTCATCCGCAACAGCGGGTTTCCGCTATTTCGACTGCCGGGATATTCGGAAGGTCAGCATCCGTACAAAGGGATATGCCAACGGACAGATGGAGCTTCGTACCGCCTGGGATGGAGAGATCATCGGTACCTTCCCGATCGGTTATGCCAATGTATGGCATGACACGGAAGCCGATATCACGATCCCCGATGGTGTCCGGTCCCTGTATTTCACCTTCACCGGCCAGGGGCACCTCCAGTTTGCCGGCTTTACCCTGAATTAACCACATCAGCCGCTTGCGTTAGCAAGCGGCTATTTTATTTCTGCCGGGATTCTATAAGAAAACCGCTTGCGTTATGCAAGCGGCTGTATTGGAATCCGGGCGAAGCTCTGACGGCCCGCAGTGCGGGGAGTTGCAACTATTGAGGTTGCGGACGAACCGCCGACGACTGCCAGTGGCAAACGAGAGAAGCGTCTCCCCAGTGGGGAGTGCCGTAGGCAAGCGACTCGAGTTTGTTAGCGCGAAAAGTCCTGTGGGATCCGCTCCAAGGAGACCACAGGGCTATTGAGCGAACGGAAGAGTCTCGTCGGCGGTGAGGTCAATCGAAAGGGAGTGGTCTCCCCAGTGGGGAGCCACGACCATTGAGATTGCGGGGAGCGAGGGAAGCGGTGCCCCAGTGGGGCATTTGACGAAGTCAAAAGCGACCCGAGCGAGTCAACCGAAGCAAGCAATGCGACCGCTCCAAGGGAGCAGTGCGCCAACTGAGGTTGCGGAAAGCGCCGGCTAATGACAAAAAAACTGCCGCTTGATTGCGGCAGTTTTATTTGGAATCCGGCGGCGACCTACTCTCCCGGACCGTTACCAGTCAAGTACCATCGGCACTGAAGGGCTTAACTTCTGTGTTCGGTATGGGAACAGGTGGGACCCCTTCGTCATTGCCACCGGAAATGGTGAGCTATATTTGTGACTTCCGTTCTTTCCCTTGGGTCTGTTCTTCCGTCACATCGTTCCTTTAGCGGAACTCGGCCCCTTCCGTCGTCCTTTTCTTCCTCTTCCAGGGCCTTTCTGGGATTTACGCGTCAACCGGCAGGCACCGCAACCTCAATGGTCGCAACTCCCTGCCAGGGAGCTTGCTCCCTTTCGGTTGACCTCACCTTTTACGGTATTTCCGCCACAGGCGGCCGTAAAAGGTTCGCCCCTGACAACTGCACAGCTTCCAGATTCAGTCTTTGCCTTTACCAATTTGTCTCAAGATCACGCGTAAAATCAAGCCCTCGACCTATTAGTATCATCAAGCTCCATGCGTTACCGCACTTCCACCGATGACCTATCTACCCGGTCGTCTTCCGGGGGTCTTACTTGCTTGCGCAATGGGAGTCTTATTCTTGAGGTGGGCTTCACGCTTAGATGCCTTCAGCGT
It encodes the following:
- a CDS encoding family 43 glycosylhydrolase; translated protein: MADRKQVINPYLPNWEYVPDGEPHVFGDRVYVYGSHDFFGGDVYCMGDYVCWSAPVDNLGDWKYEGVIYRKDQDPHNTDLQGNLYAPDVTRGPDGRYYLYYVLSTWGVVSVAVSNVPQGPYAFYGYVAYPDGTRLGEKAGDEPQFDPGVLTEGNRTYLYTGFCGYGDKSRHGAMCTVLGPDMLTVQEAPRFVAPGVMYSEGSGFEGHEFFEAPSIRKRGNLYYFIYSSIRFHELCYAVSTEPTGGFTYKGCMISSCDQGIDSYKPADKPMYYTANNHGSMEKIGDSWYIFYHRHTNGTNYSRQGCFEKLNFREDGTAIQAEMTSCGSVRPLEGKGWYPAYIACHLFTSEEVVYVPWSGWMDDRFPKITQEIEEGGHGIGYVANMRSSATAGFRYFDCRDIRKVSIRTKGYANGQMELRTAWDGEIIGTFPIGYANVWHDTEADITIPDGVRSLYFTFTGQGHLQFAGFTLN